The Pseudomonas sp. HOU2 DNA window GACTCGGTGACCAAGTCCAAGAACGACAACAAGTACGGCTGCCGTCACAGCCTGAACGATGCGATCAAGCGCGGCACCGACCACCTGCTGTCCGGCAAGCAAGCGCTGGTCATCGGTTACGGTGACGTGGGTAAGGGTTCGGCCCAGTCCCTGCGTCAGGAAGGCATGATCGTCAAGGTTTCCGAAGTTGACCCGATCTGCGCCATGCAGGCCTGCATGGACGGTTTCGAACTGGTTTCGCCGTTCATCGACGGTATCAACGACGGCACCGAAGCAAGCATCGACAAAGCGCTGCTGGGCAAGATCGACCTGATCGTGACCACCACCGGTAACGTCAATGTTTGCGACGCGAACATGCTCAAAGCCCTGAAGAAGCGCGCTGTTGTCTGCAACATCGGCCACTTCGACAACGAAATCGACACCGCTTTCATGCGCAAGAACTGGGCATGGGAAGAAGTGAAGCCACAGGTCCACAAGATCCACCGTACCGGTCCAGGCGCTTTCGACGCACAGAACGACGACTACCTGATCCTGCTGGCCGAAGGCCGTCTGGTGAACCTGGGCAACGCCACTGGTCACCCGAGCCGCATCATGGACGGTTCGTTCGCCAACCAGGTACTGGCGCAGATCTTCCTGTTCGGCCAGAAGTACGCCGACCTATCGCCAGCCCAGAAAGCCGAGCGTCTGACCGTTGAAGTACTGCCGAAGAAACTCGACGAAGAAGTGGCCCTGGAAATGGTGCGCGGCTTCGGCGGCGTGGTCACTCAACTGACCAAGCAACAGGCTGACTACATCGGCGTGACCGTCGAAGGCCCGTTCAAGCCGCACGCTTACCGCTACTAAGTAACCGGCTGCTTTATTTGTCGGACTGGCTTGTTGTGGCGAGGGAGCTTGCTCCCGCTGGGCTGCGAAGCGGCCCCAGGATTTTGGGAGCGCTGCGCGCTCCAGCGGGAGCAAGCTCCCTCGCCACATAAGCACGCTCCTACAGATGAAACATACCGTAGGCTTTCGTGTTTCCAAGGGTATGACCATGTCCCAAGACCGTCGCTACAGCTTCGAGTTCTTCCCGACCAAGACCGATGCTGGGCATGAAAAACTGCTCAACGTTGCCCGTCAGTTGGCAACGTACAACCCCGACTTCTTCTCCTGCACCTATGGCGCTGGTGGTTCGACCCGTGATCGCACCCTCAACACCGTTCTGCAGCTGGAAAGTGAAGTCAAAGTTCCGGCCGCACCGCACCTGTCGTGCGTCGGCGACAGCAAGGACGACCTGCGCGGCCTGCTGAACGAGTACAAGGCTGCCGGCATCAAGCGCATCGTGGCCCTGCGCGGCGACCTGCCGTCCGGCATGGGCATGACCAGCGGCGAGCTGCGTCACGCCAACGAACTGGTTGAATTCATTCGTGAAGAAACCGGCAATCATTTCCACATCGAAGTCGCCGCTTACCCGGAGATGCATCCGCAAGCACGCAACTACGAAGACGATCTCGCCAACTTCGTGCGCAAGGCCCGCGCCGGCGCCGACAGCGCGATCACCCAGTACTTCTTCAACGCCGACAGCTACTTCTACTTCGTCGACCGCTTGCAGGCGCTGGGTGTGGACATTCCGGTGGTGCCGGGGATCATGCCGATCACCAACTACAGCAAGCTGGCGCGGTTCTCCGATGCCTGCGGTGCGGAAATCCCGCGCTGGATCCGCAAGCAGCTGGAAGCTTACGGCGACGACAGCCAGAGCATTCAGCGCTTCGGCGAGCAAGTTGTCAGCGAAATGTGCGAACGCCTGCTGCAGGGTGGCGCTCCGGGGCTGCACTTCTATTCCATGAACCAGGCTGAGCCTAGTCTGGCGATCTGGAATAACCTG harbors:
- the metF gene encoding methylenetetrahydrofolate reductase [NAD(P)H] translates to MSQDRRYSFEFFPTKTDAGHEKLLNVARQLATYNPDFFSCTYGAGGSTRDRTLNTVLQLESEVKVPAAPHLSCVGDSKDDLRGLLNEYKAAGIKRIVALRGDLPSGMGMTSGELRHANELVEFIREETGNHFHIEVAAYPEMHPQARNYEDDLANFVRKARAGADSAITQYFFNADSYFYFVDRLQALGVDIPVVPGIMPITNYSKLARFSDACGAEIPRWIRKQLEAYGDDSQSIQRFGEQVVSEMCERLLQGGAPGLHFYSMNQAEPSLAIWNNLKLPR
- the ahcY gene encoding adenosylhomocysteinase, coding for MSAVITPADFNDYKVADMSLAAWGRRETIIAESEMPALMGLRRKYASEQPLKGAKILGCIHMTIQTAVLIETLVALGAEVRWSSCNIFSTQDQAAASIAAAGIPVFAWKGETEEEYEWCLEQTILKDGQPWDANMILDDGGDLTQLLHDKYPQVLDRVHGVTEETTTGVHRLLDMLAKGELKIPAINVNDSVTKSKNDNKYGCRHSLNDAIKRGTDHLLSGKQALVIGYGDVGKGSAQSLRQEGMIVKVSEVDPICAMQACMDGFELVSPFIDGINDGTEASIDKALLGKIDLIVTTTGNVNVCDANMLKALKKRAVVCNIGHFDNEIDTAFMRKNWAWEEVKPQVHKIHRTGPGAFDAQNDDYLILLAEGRLVNLGNATGHPSRIMDGSFANQVLAQIFLFGQKYADLSPAQKAERLTVEVLPKKLDEEVALEMVRGFGGVVTQLTKQQADYIGVTVEGPFKPHAYRY